In one Ornithorhynchus anatinus isolate Pmale09 chromosome 19, mOrnAna1.pri.v4, whole genome shotgun sequence genomic region, the following are encoded:
- the FAM89A gene encoding protein FAM89A yields MSSGSRGEGRAGPPGPPGLPPLPKSLSGLLHSASGSGSGSGSGGWRRLDRLYAQKSRIQDELSRGGAGVGAGAGRPAGRLRPHKPPNLDAALALLRKEMVGLRQLDMSLLCQLYSLYEAVQEFRGACQAASSPDGSDTMGHAFFDEDEEFFLPNGGDQDPRPDFSLPPGAFSGDVWIPDSV; encoded by the exons ATGAGCTCGGGGTCGCGGGGCGAGGGGCGGGCTGGaccccccgggcctcccgggcTGCCCCCGCTTCCCAAGAGCCTGAGCGGGCTGCTGCACTCggcgtcggggtcggggtcggggtcggggtcggggggctggcGCCGCCTCGACCGACTGTACGCGCAGAAATCCCGCATCCAGGACGAGCTGAgccgcggcggggcgggggtcggggccggggcgggccggccggcggggcgtCTCCGGCCCCACAAGCCCCCCAACCTGGACGCGGCGTTGGCCCTCCTGCGCAAGGAGATG GTCGGGCTGCGGCAGCTGGATATGTCCTTGCTGTGCCAACTGTACTCTCTATACGAGGCGGTCCAGGAGTTCCGCGGGGCCTGCCAAGCGGCCTCCAGCCCGGACGGCTCGGACACCATGGGACACGCCTTCTTTGACGAAGACGAGGAATTCTTCCTGCCCAATGGCGGGGACCAAGACCCCCGGCCCGACTTCTCACTGCCACCCGGGGCCTTCTCCGGCGACGTCTGGATCCCGGACTCCGTCTAG
- the TRIM67 gene encoding tripartite motif-containing protein 67 isoform X1, with protein MEEELKCPVCGSLFRDPIILPCSHNVCLPCARTIALRTPDGERPPPARPGPPDPDPGPDPGPDPAPAPAPGPGPGPGPDLADKLSLHSEADSGYGSCTPGLRSPNGVRVLPPGPARGPAPPPPGGPPGGPPAPGPGAGSITCPQCHRSASLDPRGLRGFRRNRLLEAIVQRYRQARGAPGPGPPPPAGPAAPAAPAACQLCDRRPPEPAAALCQQCRVLYCAACRARCHPPRGPFAKHRLVALPAPAPAPAPAPAPAPAPAGPARDAPGPPGQGPPGQSPGTGGAARRAPACADHEGETYSMYCAPCRTPVCPRCLGDGAHAQHDLRPLSAAWRQHKAQLSQALNGVSDKAKEAKEFLVHLKDILQQIQENSLDYEACLVAQCDALVDALTRQKAKLLTKVTKEREHKLKVVWEQINHCTLKLRQSTGLMEYCLEAIKENDPAGFLQVSDALIMRVQLSQEQWVKGALEPRVSAEFDLTLDSEPLLQTIHQLDFIQMKRRMPPTPLLQLEKCCTRNNSVTLAWRTPALAPGPVEGYVLELDDGDGGQYREVYVGKETVCTIDGLHFNSTYNARVKAFNSSGFGPYSKTVVLQTSDVAWFTFDPNTAHRDIVLSNDNQTATCSSYDDRVVLGTAAFSKGVHYWQLHVDRYDSHPDPAFGVARANVAKDMMLGKDDRAWAMYVDSNRSWFMHRNSHTSRTEGGVGQGTTVGVLLDLNEHTLTFFINGQQQGPTAFDHVDGVFMPALSLNRNVQVTLHTGLEVPLHLVPLKPPSN; from the exons aTGGAAGAAGAACTGAAGTGCCCGGTGTGCGGGTCCCTGTTCCGCGACCCCATCATCCTGCCCTGCTCGCACAACGTGTGCCTGCCCTGCGCCCGCACCATCGCCCTGCGGACCCCCGACGGCgagcggcccccgcccgcccggcccggcccgccggacccggaccccggcccggaccccggcccggaccccgcccccgcccccgcccccggccccggccccggccccggcccggacctGGCGGACAAGCTGAGCCTGCACAGCGAGGCGGACAGCGGCTACGGGTCCTGCACGCCGGGCCTCCGCTCGCCCAACGGCGTGCGCGtcctgcccccgggcccggcccgcggccccgccccgccgcccccggggggacccccggggggacccccggcccccggccccggcgccggctccatcacctgcccgCAGTGCCACCGCAGCGCCTCCCTCGACCCCCGCGGCCTCCGCGGCTTCCGGCGCAACCGGCTGCTGGAGGCCATCGTGCAGCGCTACCGCCAggcccggggggccccggggcccgggcccccgccccccgccggccccgccgcccccgccgcccccgccgcctgccagctgtgcgACCGCCGGCCCCCGGAGCCCGCCGCCGCGCTCTGCCAGCAGTGCCGCGTGCTCTACTGCGCCGCCTGCCGGGCGCGCTGCCACCCGCCCCGAGGGCCCTTCGCCAAGCACCGCCTCgtcgccctcccggccccggccccggccccggcccccgccccggcccccgcccccgccccggccggccccgcccgggaCGCCCCC GGCCCCCCCGGCCAGGGCCCCCCCGGCCAGAGCCCCGGGACGGGCGGCGCCGCCCGCAGGGCCCCCGCCTGCGCCGACCACGAGGGGGAGACCTACAGCATGTACTGCGCCCCCTGCCGGACGCCCGTCTGCCCGCGCTGCCTGGGCGACGGGGCCCACGCCCAGCACGACCTCCGCCCGCTCAGCGCCGCCTGGCGGCAGCACAAG GCTCAGCTCTCCCAGGCCTTGAATGGGGTTTCCGACAAAGCAAAGGAAGCAAAAGAATTTCTGGTTCACCTGAAGGATATTCTGCAGCAGATCCAG GAGAACAGTCTGGACTACGAGGCCTGTCTGGTCGCTCAGTGCGATGCCCTGGTCGACGCTCTGACCCGCCAGAAGGCCAAGCTGCTCACTAAAGTCACCAAGGAGCGGGAGCACAAGCTGAAG GTGGTGTGGGAGCAGATCAACCACTGCACGCTGAAGCTGCGGCAGTCGACGGGGCTGATGGAGTACTGCCTCGAGGCCATCAAGGAGAACGACCCCGCCGGATTTCTGCAg GTTTCGGACGCCCTGATCATGCGCGTGCAGCTTTCCCAGGAGCAGTGGGTCAAGGGGGCCCTGGAGCCCCGAGTGTCCGCCGAGTTCGACCTGACCCTGGACAGCGAGCCCCTCCTGCAGACCATCCACCAGCTGGACTTTATCCAGATGAAACGTAGGA TGCCGCCCACCCCGCTGCTGCAGCTGGAGAAGTGCTGCACCAGGAATAACAGCGTGACCCTGGCCTGGAGGACCCCCGCCTTGGCACCCGGCCCCGTGGAAGGTTACGTCCTGGAGCTGGATGACGGGGACGGCGGGCAGTATCGG GAGGTGTACGTGGGCAAGGAGACGGTGTGCACCATCGACGGACTTCACTTCAACAGCACCTACAACGCCAGGGTCAAAGCCTTCAACTCCTCCGGCTTCGGTCCCTACAGCAAGACCGTCGTCCTGCAGACGTCCGACG TGGCCTGGTTCACCTTCGATCCCAACACGGCCCACCGGGACATCGTCCTGTCGAACGACAACCAGACGGCGACGTGCAGCAGCTACGATGACCGCGTGGTGCTGGGCACGGCGGCTTTCTCCAAGGGGGTGCACTACTGGCAGCTGCACGTGGACCGCTACGACAGCCACCCGGACCCGGCCTTTGGCGTGGCCCGTGCCAACGTGGCCAAGGACATGATGCTGGGCAAGGACGACAGGGCCTGGGCCATGTACGTGGACAGCAACCGCAGCTGGTTCATGCACCGCAACTCCCACACCAGCCG GACGGAGGGCggcgtgggccaggggacgaCTGTGGGCGTGCTGCTAGACCTGAACGAGCACACGCTGACCTTCTTCATCAACGGGCAGCAGCAGGGCCCCACCGCCTTCGATCATGTGGATGGGGTCTTCATGCCGGCCCTCAGCCTCAACCGCAATGTGCAG gTGACCCTGCACACCGGACTCGAGGTGCCCCTGCACCTGGTCCCACTCAAGCCACCCAGCAACTGA
- the ARV1 gene encoding protein ARV1 isoform X1, whose product MAGPGLPGAADARRRYRCIECNGEASELYRDYSHGVLKITICKSCQKPVDKYIEYDPVIILINAILCKAQAYRHILFNTQINIHGKLCIFCLLCEAYLRWLQLQDSSQSPDPDDLIRYAKEWDFYRMFAIASLEQTAFFAGIFTVLGLARPPALGTASSFVLLLKALLLSSYGKLLLIPAVIWEHDYTPLCLRLIKVFVLTSHSQAVRVTLNISRKLALLAILGGLVLESSLVCLFQRMGWDVGGSCPVYKA is encoded by the exons ATGGCGGGGCCGGGGCTCCCGGGGGCGGCCGACGCTCGGCGAAGGTACCGCTGTATCGAGTGCAACGGAGAGGCCTCCGAGCTCTACCGCGACTACAGCCACGGGGTCCTGAAGATCACCATCTGC AAATCGTGCCAGAAACCCGTGGACAAGTACATCGAGTACGATCCCGTCATCATCTTGATCAATGCCATATTATGCAAAGCTCAGGCCTACAGGCACATTCTTTTCAATACACAAATAAAT aTCCACGGGAAGCTGTGCATATTCTGTTTGCTCTGCGAAGCCTACCTCCGGTGGCTGCAACTGCAGGACTCGAGCCAGAGCCCTGACCCCGATGACTTAATCAGATACGCCAAGGAGTGGGATTTCTATAGGATGTTTGCCATAGCGTCTCTAG AGCAAACCGCGTTTTTCGCGGGCATCTTTACGGTGCTGGGGCTggcccgacccccggccctgGGCACGGCCTCCAGCTTCGTCCTGCTCCTGAAGGCCCTGCTCTTGTCCAGCTACGGGAAGCTGCTGCTGATTCCGGCCGTCATCTGGGAGCACGActacactcctctgtgcctgcgGCTCATCAAAGTATTCGTCCTGACATCCCACTCGCAGGCCGTCAGAG TGACGCTGAACATCAGCCGGAAGCTGGCCCTGCTGGCCATCCTGGGCGGCCTGGTGTTGGAGAGCAGCCTGGTCTGCCTTTTCcagaggatgggatgggatgtGGGCGGCAGCTGCCCGGTCTATAAGGCGTAG
- the C19H1orf131 gene encoding uncharacterized protein C1orf131 homolog has product MAEAAAAPLLDSVLRDLYDLGETPGRPQTKPRKRRGSAERREASGPDGPGTGAAAKEPGRRPKRSRHFFEELRGELRSVQGPAPDPVAPGPPEGGSRPVPVVEFCSRKKRQRPQPEVGGKPQAPAPQTKASVPKKEGGEPVFDLEKARLEVHRFGITSYGKWKERVLERERAIMLGAKPPRRKYVNYKKLQEKIKLQKAAKEQVSRAFTDPIRGPATLQKQRKKGQKERKPKRKRAPSAPSGAQEGQVGKFRNGMLLLSSQDIQKINSSRVVR; this is encoded by the exons GAGAGACCCCGGGGAGGCCTCAGACGAAGcccaggaagagaagggggagcgcGGAGCGGCGGGAGGCCTCGGGCCCGGATGGTCCCGGCACGGGCGCGGCCGCCAAGGAGCCCGGGCGCCGGCCGAAACGGAGCCGACACTTCTTCGAGGAGCTGCGGGGCGAACTGCGCAGCGTCCAGGGCCCGGCCCCGGACCCCgtggccccgggacccccggaggGCGGGAGCCGGCCGGTGCCCGTGGTCGAGTTTTGCAGCCGGAAGAAGCGGCAGCGGCCACAGCCTGAGGTGGGCGGAAAGCCCCAGGCCCCAGCGCCACAG ACCAAAGCCAGCGTCCcgaagaaagaagggggagagccgGTGTTTGACCTGGAAAAG gctcgtTTGGAGGTGCACAGGTTCGGGATCACTAGCTATGGGAAGTGGAAGGAGCGTGTCCTGGAGCGGGAGCGAGCCATCATGCTGGGGGCAAAG CCTCCCAGGCGCAAGTACGTGAACTACAAAAAGTTGCAGGAGAAGATCAAGTTACAGAAGGCGGCTAAAGAGCAAGTCAGCAGAGCC TTCACGGATCCGATCCGGGGCCCAGCCACTCTACAGAAACAGCGGAAGAAAGGACAGAAGGAGAG GAAGCCCAAGAGGAAACGTGCTCCGAGCGCACCGTCCGGAGCCCAGGAGGGTCAAGTGGGGAAATTCCGGAATGGGATGTTGCTCCTCAGCAGCCAGGACATCCAGAAGATCAATTCTTCCCGCGTGGTCAGATGA
- the TRIM67 gene encoding tripartite motif-containing protein 67 isoform X2: MEEELKCPVCGSLFRDPIILPCSHNVCLPCARTIALRTPDGERPPPARPGPPDPDPGPDPGPDPAPAPAPGPGPGPGPDLADKLSLHSEADSGYGSCTPGLRSPNGVRVLPPGPARGPAPPPPGGPPGGPPAPGPGAGSITCPQCHRSASLDPRGLRGFRRNRLLEAIVQRYRQARGAPGPGPPPPAGPAAPAAPAACQLCDRRPPEPAAALCQQCRVLYCAACRARCHPPRGPFAKHRLGPPGQGPPGQSPGTGGAARRAPACADHEGETYSMYCAPCRTPVCPRCLGDGAHAQHDLRPLSAAWRQHKAQLSQALNGVSDKAKEAKEFLVHLKDILQQIQENSLDYEACLVAQCDALVDALTRQKAKLLTKVTKEREHKLKVVWEQINHCTLKLRQSTGLMEYCLEAIKENDPAGFLQVSDALIMRVQLSQEQWVKGALEPRVSAEFDLTLDSEPLLQTIHQLDFIQMKRRMPPTPLLQLEKCCTRNNSVTLAWRTPALAPGPVEGYVLELDDGDGGQYREVYVGKETVCTIDGLHFNSTYNARVKAFNSSGFGPYSKTVVLQTSDVAWFTFDPNTAHRDIVLSNDNQTATCSSYDDRVVLGTAAFSKGVHYWQLHVDRYDSHPDPAFGVARANVAKDMMLGKDDRAWAMYVDSNRSWFMHRNSHTSRTEGGVGQGTTVGVLLDLNEHTLTFFINGQQQGPTAFDHVDGVFMPALSLNRNVQVTLHTGLEVPLHLVPLKPPSN; encoded by the exons aTGGAAGAAGAACTGAAGTGCCCGGTGTGCGGGTCCCTGTTCCGCGACCCCATCATCCTGCCCTGCTCGCACAACGTGTGCCTGCCCTGCGCCCGCACCATCGCCCTGCGGACCCCCGACGGCgagcggcccccgcccgcccggcccggcccgccggacccggaccccggcccggaccccggcccggaccccgcccccgcccccgcccccggccccggccccggccccggcccggacctGGCGGACAAGCTGAGCCTGCACAGCGAGGCGGACAGCGGCTACGGGTCCTGCACGCCGGGCCTCCGCTCGCCCAACGGCGTGCGCGtcctgcccccgggcccggcccgcggccccgccccgccgcccccggggggacccccggggggacccccggcccccggccccggcgccggctccatcacctgcccgCAGTGCCACCGCAGCGCCTCCCTCGACCCCCGCGGCCTCCGCGGCTTCCGGCGCAACCGGCTGCTGGAGGCCATCGTGCAGCGCTACCGCCAggcccggggggccccggggcccgggcccccgccccccgccggccccgccgcccccgccgcccccgccgcctgccagctgtgcgACCGCCGGCCCCCGGAGCCCGCCGCCGCGCTCTGCCAGCAGTGCCGCGTGCTCTACTGCGCCGCCTGCCGGGCGCGCTGCCACCCGCCCCGAGGGCCCTTCGCCAAGCACCGCCTC GGCCCCCCCGGCCAGGGCCCCCCCGGCCAGAGCCCCGGGACGGGCGGCGCCGCCCGCAGGGCCCCCGCCTGCGCCGACCACGAGGGGGAGACCTACAGCATGTACTGCGCCCCCTGCCGGACGCCCGTCTGCCCGCGCTGCCTGGGCGACGGGGCCCACGCCCAGCACGACCTCCGCCCGCTCAGCGCCGCCTGGCGGCAGCACAAG GCTCAGCTCTCCCAGGCCTTGAATGGGGTTTCCGACAAAGCAAAGGAAGCAAAAGAATTTCTGGTTCACCTGAAGGATATTCTGCAGCAGATCCAG GAGAACAGTCTGGACTACGAGGCCTGTCTGGTCGCTCAGTGCGATGCCCTGGTCGACGCTCTGACCCGCCAGAAGGCCAAGCTGCTCACTAAAGTCACCAAGGAGCGGGAGCACAAGCTGAAG GTGGTGTGGGAGCAGATCAACCACTGCACGCTGAAGCTGCGGCAGTCGACGGGGCTGATGGAGTACTGCCTCGAGGCCATCAAGGAGAACGACCCCGCCGGATTTCTGCAg GTTTCGGACGCCCTGATCATGCGCGTGCAGCTTTCCCAGGAGCAGTGGGTCAAGGGGGCCCTGGAGCCCCGAGTGTCCGCCGAGTTCGACCTGACCCTGGACAGCGAGCCCCTCCTGCAGACCATCCACCAGCTGGACTTTATCCAGATGAAACGTAGGA TGCCGCCCACCCCGCTGCTGCAGCTGGAGAAGTGCTGCACCAGGAATAACAGCGTGACCCTGGCCTGGAGGACCCCCGCCTTGGCACCCGGCCCCGTGGAAGGTTACGTCCTGGAGCTGGATGACGGGGACGGCGGGCAGTATCGG GAGGTGTACGTGGGCAAGGAGACGGTGTGCACCATCGACGGACTTCACTTCAACAGCACCTACAACGCCAGGGTCAAAGCCTTCAACTCCTCCGGCTTCGGTCCCTACAGCAAGACCGTCGTCCTGCAGACGTCCGACG TGGCCTGGTTCACCTTCGATCCCAACACGGCCCACCGGGACATCGTCCTGTCGAACGACAACCAGACGGCGACGTGCAGCAGCTACGATGACCGCGTGGTGCTGGGCACGGCGGCTTTCTCCAAGGGGGTGCACTACTGGCAGCTGCACGTGGACCGCTACGACAGCCACCCGGACCCGGCCTTTGGCGTGGCCCGTGCCAACGTGGCCAAGGACATGATGCTGGGCAAGGACGACAGGGCCTGGGCCATGTACGTGGACAGCAACCGCAGCTGGTTCATGCACCGCAACTCCCACACCAGCCG GACGGAGGGCggcgtgggccaggggacgaCTGTGGGCGTGCTGCTAGACCTGAACGAGCACACGCTGACCTTCTTCATCAACGGGCAGCAGCAGGGCCCCACCGCCTTCGATCATGTGGATGGGGTCTTCATGCCGGCCCTCAGCCTCAACCGCAATGTGCAG gTGACCCTGCACACCGGACTCGAGGTGCCCCTGCACCTGGTCCCACTCAAGCCACCCAGCAACTGA
- the ARV1 gene encoding protein ARV1 isoform X2: MAGPGLPGAADARRRYRCIECNGEASELYRDYSHGVLKITICKSCQKPVDKYIEYDPVIILINAILCKAQAYRHILFNTQINIHGKLCIFCLLCEAYLRWLQLQDSSQSPDPDDLIRYAKEWDFYRMFAIASLEQTAFFAGIFTVLGLARPPALGTASSFVLLLKALLLSSYGKLLLIPAVIWEHDYTPLCLRLIKVFVLTSHSQAVRDLHSKLEDARVTRAA; this comes from the exons ATGGCGGGGCCGGGGCTCCCGGGGGCGGCCGACGCTCGGCGAAGGTACCGCTGTATCGAGTGCAACGGAGAGGCCTCCGAGCTCTACCGCGACTACAGCCACGGGGTCCTGAAGATCACCATCTGC AAATCGTGCCAGAAACCCGTGGACAAGTACATCGAGTACGATCCCGTCATCATCTTGATCAATGCCATATTATGCAAAGCTCAGGCCTACAGGCACATTCTTTTCAATACACAAATAAAT aTCCACGGGAAGCTGTGCATATTCTGTTTGCTCTGCGAAGCCTACCTCCGGTGGCTGCAACTGCAGGACTCGAGCCAGAGCCCTGACCCCGATGACTTAATCAGATACGCCAAGGAGTGGGATTTCTATAGGATGTTTGCCATAGCGTCTCTAG AGCAAACCGCGTTTTTCGCGGGCATCTTTACGGTGCTGGGGCTggcccgacccccggccctgGGCACGGCCTCCAGCTTCGTCCTGCTCCTGAAGGCCCTGCTCTTGTCCAGCTACGGGAAGCTGCTGCTGATTCCGGCCGTCATCTGGGAGCACGActacactcctctgtgcctgcgGCTCATCAAAGTATTCGTCCTGACATCCCACTCGCAGGCCGTCAGAG ATCTTCACAGCAAGTTGGAGGATGCGAGAGTCACCCGAGCGGCTTAA